A genomic stretch from Bordetella sp. N includes:
- the metC gene encoding cystathionine beta-lyase, with protein MKPITPPNEPYRSLSPAVMRGSTVVFDNFQDFANRKTRQPDGFSYGITGTPTARELERRIAELEHGKHCVVTPSGQAALMGCVMGFVRGGDHLLISAACYGALKTYAQNYLARMGVEVEFYKPDIGADIESLIKPNTRMICMESPGTVTMEMLDVPAIAAVARRRGVLTMVDNTWASPLGFRPLEHGVDFCVEAATKFLGGHSDLLVGAISMNDRGHYEVLRETQSIMGLQVSPDDAFLVMRGMETLEVRLAAQSDATLEIARWLDQQPQVSELLYPPLESDPGHALWKRDMRTNGCLFSMVLQPASERAHHAFFDALEHFSIGASWGGTHSLAAYYPAPLQANRVYARTDQPVVRLSIGLENREALRADLQGALEAYARHV; from the coding sequence ATGAAACCTATAACTCCACCTAATGAGCCGTATCGTAGCCTGTCACCTGCCGTCATGCGGGGCTCGACCGTGGTGTTCGACAATTTCCAGGACTTCGCCAATCGCAAGACACGCCAGCCCGACGGCTTCAGCTACGGCATCACCGGCACGCCCACGGCGCGGGAGCTGGAACGGCGCATCGCTGAACTGGAACACGGCAAGCACTGCGTGGTGACGCCTAGCGGCCAGGCGGCGCTGATGGGTTGCGTCATGGGCTTCGTGCGTGGCGGCGATCACCTGCTGATCTCGGCCGCCTGCTACGGCGCGCTGAAAACCTATGCGCAGAACTACCTGGCACGCATGGGCGTGGAGGTCGAGTTCTACAAGCCGGACATCGGCGCCGACATCGAGTCGCTGATCAAGCCCAACACGCGCATGATCTGCATGGAGTCGCCCGGCACCGTGACGATGGAAATGCTGGACGTTCCCGCCATCGCCGCCGTCGCGCGCAGGCGCGGCGTGCTGACCATGGTCGACAACACCTGGGCCAGCCCGCTGGGTTTCCGGCCGCTGGAGCATGGCGTGGATTTCTGCGTGGAGGCGGCCACCAAGTTCCTGGGCGGCCATTCCGATCTGCTGGTAGGCGCGATCAGCATGAACGACCGTGGCCATTACGAGGTGCTGCGCGAAACCCAGAGCATCATGGGCTTGCAGGTCAGCCCCGACGACGCTTTCCTGGTGATGCGCGGCATGGAAACCCTGGAGGTCCGCCTGGCCGCGCAAAGCGACGCCACCCTGGAGATCGCGCGCTGGCTGGACCAGCAGCCCCAGGTCAGCGAGCTGCTCTATCCGCCGCTGGAGTCCGACCCCGGCCACGCCCTGTGGAAGCGCGACATGCGCACCAACGGCTGCCTGTTTTCCATGGTCCTGCAACCCGCCAGCGAACGCGCGCATCATGCGTTCTTCGACGCATTGGAGCACTTCTCCATCGGCGCGAGCTGGGGTGGCACGCACAGCCTGGCTGCCTACTATCCGGCCCCGCTGCAGGCCAATCGCGTCTACGCGAGGACCGATCAGCCCGTGGTCCGCTTGTCCATCGGCCTTGAAAACCGTGAAGCATTGCGCGCGGACCTGCAGGGCGCGCTGGAGGCTTACGCACGGCACGTTTGA
- a CDS encoding amino acid ABC transporter ATP-binding protein, giving the protein MNGDRSPTVQTVRVRGLKKSFGANQVLRGVDLEVQQGEVVVIMGPSGSGKTTLIRSLNFLETPDDGHVEICGIAVACDGGTGDRARRQAVQQIRRRTAMVFQSFNLFPHMTALQNVIEGLLAKGVARDSAIQTGMRLLDRVGLSEKAAQYPGKLSGGQKQRVAIARALAMAPEVIFFDEPTSALDPELRDDVLQVMRELAAEGMTMLVVTHETRFAREAADRVVFMEGGHILANCPPDEFFGAQASERCRQFLGRLGD; this is encoded by the coding sequence ATGAACGGCGATCGCTCCCCTACCGTCCAGACCGTACGCGTGCGCGGGCTGAAGAAGTCCTTCGGCGCCAACCAGGTCTTGCGTGGTGTCGACCTCGAGGTCCAGCAAGGTGAAGTCGTCGTCATCATGGGGCCCTCGGGCTCCGGCAAGACGACCCTCATCCGTTCCCTGAATTTCCTGGAAACGCCCGACGACGGCCATGTTGAGATCTGCGGCATCGCCGTCGCCTGCGATGGCGGCACAGGCGATCGCGCCCGCCGCCAGGCCGTGCAGCAGATCCGCCGCCGCACGGCGATGGTGTTCCAGTCCTTCAACCTTTTCCCGCACATGACGGCGCTGCAGAACGTCATCGAAGGCCTGCTGGCCAAAGGCGTGGCCCGCGACTCGGCCATCCAGACCGGCATGCGGCTGCTCGACCGCGTCGGCCTGAGCGAGAAGGCCGCCCAGTATCCCGGCAAGCTGTCCGGCGGCCAGAAGCAGCGCGTGGCGATCGCCCGGGCGCTGGCCATGGCGCCGGAAGTCATCTTCTTCGATGAGCCGACTTCGGCGCTCGACCCCGAACTGCGCGACGACGTCCTGCAGGTCATGCGTGAATTGGCCGCCGAAGGCATGACCATGCTGGTGGTGACGCACGAGACTCGCTTTGCTCGCGAAGCCGCCGACCGCGTGGTGTTCATGGAGGGCGGCCACATCCTGGCCAATTGCCCGCCGGATGAATTCTTCGGCGCCCAGGCCAGCGAGCGCTGCCGCCAGTTCCTCGGTCGCCTCGGCGATTGA
- a CDS encoding LysR substrate-binding domain-containing protein gives MDMREIQVFRAVMRAGTTSKAAHLLGISQPAVSQAIRRLETAAELRLFERVRGRLVPTQEASALIEEVDRCFSGFEMIEHRIRSLKSFGLGRLAIGALPALGTGFMPRAIAHFELATRRVQLSFQILSSREVYQRVLAGQLDFGLMADELDVSGLEHSEFLRVPGVVAMAATHPLARKPVIEPADLAAHPFIALNPEDASRRRLEAVLHEQGHEISPILETPYSNTICELAMRGQGLGLVHPVMGLDYVQRGVVLRPFALEVSFCTLLVFRPGNPLSENAKAFLRSMRIQLEADLAQLAPVLQR, from the coding sequence ATGGATATGCGCGAAATCCAGGTGTTCAGGGCGGTCATGCGGGCGGGGACGACCAGCAAGGCGGCTCATCTATTGGGTATTTCGCAGCCCGCCGTCAGTCAGGCCATCCGCCGCCTGGAGACCGCGGCGGAGTTGCGGCTGTTCGAGCGCGTGCGGGGCCGGCTGGTGCCCACGCAGGAAGCCAGCGCCCTGATCGAAGAGGTCGACCGGTGCTTCTCCGGTTTCGAGATGATCGAACATCGCATCCGCAGCCTGAAATCATTCGGACTGGGGCGCCTGGCGATAGGCGCGTTGCCGGCGCTGGGTACCGGCTTCATGCCGCGGGCCATCGCGCATTTCGAGCTGGCCACGCGACGCGTCCAGCTGTCCTTCCAGATATTGAGTTCGCGCGAGGTGTATCAGCGCGTGCTGGCGGGGCAGCTGGATTTCGGCTTGATGGCCGACGAGTTGGACGTCTCGGGCCTGGAGCATTCAGAGTTTCTGCGCGTGCCCGGAGTGGTCGCCATGGCAGCCACGCATCCCCTGGCGCGCAAGCCGGTGATCGAGCCGGCCGATCTTGCGGCCCATCCTTTCATCGCGCTCAATCCCGAGGACGCCAGCCGGCGCCGCCTGGAGGCCGTGCTGCACGAGCAGGGCCACGAGATCAGCCCCATCCTGGAGACGCCCTACTCCAACACCATCTGTGAGCTGGCCATGCGCGGGCAGGGCCTGGGCCTGGTGCATCCCGTGATGGGGCTGGACTATGTCCAGCGCGGCGTCGTGCTGCGACCTTTCGCCTTGGAGGTGTCATTCTGCACCTTACTAGTCTTTCGTCCGGGTAATCCCTTGTCGGAAAACGCCAAGGCCTTCTTGCGCAGCATGCGCATCCAGTTGGAGGCCGATCTGGCCCAGCTGGCGCC
- a CDS encoding amino acid ABC transporter permease: MWELFQRAAPLLGPALLMTLFLGLTSFVGGCVLGMLIALARISGIRPLRWFAFAYVSIFRGTPLLIQILLIYFGLPTYGIVVGPVAAALVALTLFSAAYLSENFRSGISGVDRGQWEAAWSMGMSYTRTMRRIVLPQALRIAIPPLGSRLIALMKDTSLASTITVVEMTRVADQIGATTFRYMEMFVMVGAIYWLINQFLTILQTLLEAHLSRRYQ, translated from the coding sequence ATGTGGGAACTCTTCCAGCGCGCCGCGCCCTTACTGGGTCCCGCGCTGCTCATGACGCTGTTCCTGGGGCTGACGTCGTTCGTCGGCGGCTGCGTGCTGGGCATGCTGATCGCCCTCGCCCGCATCTCCGGCATTCGACCGTTACGCTGGTTCGCCTTCGCCTACGTGTCGATCTTCCGCGGCACGCCCTTGCTGATACAGATCCTGCTGATCTACTTCGGCCTGCCCACCTACGGCATCGTGGTGGGGCCGGTGGCGGCGGCGCTGGTGGCCTTGACCCTGTTCTCCGCCGCCTATCTCAGCGAGAATTTCCGCTCGGGCATTTCCGGCGTGGACCGGGGCCAGTGGGAAGCCGCCTGGTCGATGGGCATGAGCTACACCCGCACCATGCGCCGCATCGTCTTGCCGCAGGCGCTGCGCATCGCCATCCCGCCGTTGGGCAGCCGCCTGATCGCCTTGATGAAGGACACCTCGCTGGCCTCCACCATCACGGTCGTCGAAATGACACGCGTGGCCGACCAGATCGGCGCCACCACCTTTCGCTACATGGAAATGTTCGTCATGGTCGGCGCCATCTACTGGCTCATCAACCAGTTCCTGACCATTCTGCAAACCTTGCTCGAAGCCCACCTGTCGAGGCGCTATCAATGA
- a CDS encoding ABC transporter substrate-binding protein has product MLPKIRLSLTPIIAIFACTAFSAFLPATAHAAGALDRIHANGVIRIANTQSSPPWSFLNDQNKPDGYDVDMAREVARRLGVPKVEFVADSFKNFVAGLKTDKYDLVMNDLTPTPERMLQVDFSAPYGVEDFRIFVRQDNKDIHGDKDLTGKRIGVSTGSSNESWSRAHLPQAIIQTYENGSLIFADLGIGRIDAVIISHFGGLRYATERKLPIKEVGEPLTYQLSAAAMRKDEPELRDAVSKAIAEMKADGTIEKLGQKWVGKEYDMVGSIARAEAEAK; this is encoded by the coding sequence ATGTTGCCAAAGATCCGTCTGTCCCTGACTCCCATCATTGCCATCTTTGCCTGCACCGCCTTCAGCGCTTTCCTGCCGGCCACGGCGCACGCCGCGGGTGCGTTGGACCGCATCCACGCCAATGGCGTCATCCGCATCGCCAACACCCAGAGTTCACCGCCCTGGTCGTTCCTGAATGACCAGAACAAGCCGGATGGCTATGACGTCGACATGGCGCGCGAGGTGGCGCGCCGCCTGGGCGTGCCCAAGGTGGAGTTCGTGGCCGACTCGTTCAAGAACTTCGTGGCCGGCCTGAAGACCGACAAATACGATCTGGTCATGAACGACCTGACGCCGACACCCGAACGCATGTTGCAAGTGGATTTCTCCGCGCCCTACGGCGTCGAGGACTTCCGAATTTTCGTGCGCCAGGACAACAAGGACATCCACGGGGACAAGGACCTGACCGGCAAGCGCATCGGCGTCAGTACCGGCTCGTCCAACGAGTCGTGGTCGCGCGCCCACCTGCCGCAGGCCATCATCCAGACCTATGAGAACGGCAGCCTGATCTTCGCCGACCTGGGCATCGGCCGTATCGACGCCGTCATCATTTCGCACTTCGGCGGCCTGCGCTATGCCACGGAGCGCAAGCTGCCGATCAAGGAAGTGGGCGAACCGCTTACCTACCAGCTTTCGGCCGCCGCGATGCGCAAGGACGAGCCCGAACTCCGTGACGCCGTCAGCAAGGCCATCGCCGAGATGAAGGCCGATGGCACGATCGAGAAACTTGGCCAGAAGTGGGTGGGCAAGGAGTACGACATGGTCGGCTCCATCGCCCGCGCCGAAGCGGAGGCCAAGTAG